From one Pedosphaera parvula Ellin514 genomic stretch:
- a CDS encoding fused DSP-PTPase phosphatase/NAD kinase-like protein, whose product MLSLATWLKKHKWLKISLLSVGLLLIVAMNVAGRRGLPAQEGIYNFGKVSEGLYRGAQPDEAGIQNLKRLGIKTIVNLRMPDDVLSGEETQAHANGITYTNVPLRGLGRPTDEQVKNVLALIETLPAPVFVHCQHGCDRTGTIVACYRIQHDKWLSETALDEAGHYGMSPFERGMRKFVKEFAGRRVK is encoded by the coding sequence ATGTTGAGCCTTGCAACCTGGTTAAAAAAACATAAATGGCTTAAAATTTCCCTGCTCTCGGTTGGTCTTCTGCTCATCGTTGCGATGAATGTAGCGGGGCGGCGCGGTTTGCCGGCGCAGGAAGGAATTTATAATTTTGGCAAGGTGAGCGAGGGTCTTTACCGCGGAGCCCAGCCGGATGAAGCTGGTATCCAAAATTTGAAACGACTGGGTATCAAGACGATTGTCAATCTGAGGATGCCGGATGATGTTTTGAGTGGCGAGGAGACGCAAGCGCATGCAAATGGAATTACTTATACAAATGTGCCCCTGCGTGGTCTGGGACGACCAACCGACGAACAGGTGAAGAACGTTCTTGCACTGATTGAAACATTGCCTGCGCCGGTCTTTGTTCATTGTCAGCATGGCTGTGATCGCACGGGCACGATCGTCGCGTGTTATCGCATTCAGCATGACAAATGGTTGAGCGAGACAGCCTTGGACGAAGCGGGTCATTATGGCATGTCGCCGTTTGAGCGCGGGATGAGGAAGTTCGTAAAGGAGTTCGCCGGGAGGCGGGTGAAGTGA
- a CDS encoding family 14 glycosylhydrolase, translated as MKTPELHATPIALLAFVIFLQTQFPTFCQTNQSFDGRPWNVSSGNLSVSYIQGSPIGAYPKTNYLEPAPSVESQKRLKSLGLVANEDYVAWGSVEQVPGRWDWKQHDAVEKNLHEAGLNYVVYDWVHFPPVWLRDQQKEKRTLMRCLEHGKEANYLSIFDPRTVEWYDHFYKNLKEHFGDKIDDVYACILGPYGEGNYPLMVPDWVNMGHCHEGYWCGDDYAVRAFQTAMKKKYASLRKLNRAWGSNYKTFDEVCPPKEIANEKFKPSPEAFVIAGEKRRWLDFITWYHQAIIDFAEQSIKTALKYFPAEKVRAKPGGNAGGVNPIAWGTYCPGYAKMAGKYGVVLQPADCQGAVFGDKWVGTAYQFYGVKECTEPAGGLDEKHFVRRMFSDASCGAAQLFTYEFEQHATNIQQYIHLFTGKPGETEVAVYCPTTWYRLGGSLQTSIAAGYPLRDLCEFDVLDEILITDGALTTKRYKALVMLQADVVDQPILEKVDAFIRKGGKVIVVGDAALKNVEGQVWHGVSKVKHVLAVAKDKVWLKQLAAELAGCKGVDGQLDGLWTCRRGKQILKFNSTDKVVNTEIEDQAVQVAPWTIWASRK; from the coding sequence ATGAAAACACCTGAATTGCACGCAACGCCTATTGCCTTGTTGGCATTCGTAATTTTCCTGCAGACGCAGTTTCCCACCTTCTGCCAAACGAACCAATCGTTCGACGGGCGGCCTTGGAATGTATCGAGCGGGAATTTATCGGTGAGTTATATCCAGGGGTCACCCATTGGGGCGTATCCGAAAACGAATTATCTGGAACCGGCGCCATCGGTGGAATCGCAGAAGCGTTTAAAAAGTCTGGGGTTGGTGGCAAATGAAGATTATGTTGCGTGGGGTTCGGTGGAACAGGTGCCGGGGCGATGGGATTGGAAACAGCATGATGCTGTTGAAAAAAATCTTCATGAGGCCGGGTTAAATTACGTGGTCTATGATTGGGTTCACTTTCCGCCCGTCTGGCTCAGAGACCAGCAGAAAGAGAAGCGGACGTTGATGCGGTGTCTGGAACATGGCAAGGAAGCAAACTACCTCTCGATTTTTGATCCGCGTACCGTGGAGTGGTATGACCATTTTTACAAGAACCTGAAGGAGCATTTTGGCGATAAAATTGATGATGTTTATGCGTGCATTTTAGGACCCTATGGCGAAGGGAATTATCCGCTCATGGTGCCGGACTGGGTGAACATGGGGCATTGCCATGAAGGGTATTGGTGCGGAGATGATTACGCCGTACGCGCTTTTCAGACCGCGATGAAGAAGAAGTATGCGAGCTTGCGCAAACTGAATCGCGCCTGGGGGAGTAATTATAAAACGTTTGATGAAGTGTGCCCGCCGAAGGAGATTGCCAACGAGAAATTCAAGCCATCACCGGAGGCGTTTGTCATAGCCGGTGAGAAAAGGCGCTGGCTGGATTTCATTACGTGGTATCACCAAGCAATCATTGATTTTGCCGAGCAATCGATCAAAACGGCACTGAAATATTTTCCAGCCGAGAAAGTGCGCGCCAAACCTGGCGGCAATGCGGGCGGAGTGAATCCGATCGCGTGGGGTACGTATTGTCCGGGCTACGCGAAGATGGCGGGAAAATATGGCGTGGTGCTCCAGCCGGCGGATTGTCAGGGGGCGGTATTCGGGGACAAATGGGTGGGAACAGCGTATCAGTTTTATGGAGTGAAGGAGTGCACTGAGCCGGCGGGTGGATTGGATGAAAAGCATTTTGTGCGGCGGATGTTTTCAGATGCGTCGTGTGGCGCGGCGCAATTGTTCACGTACGAGTTCGAGCAGCATGCCACGAACATCCAGCAGTACATTCACCTGTTTACTGGAAAACCCGGAGAAACCGAAGTGGCAGTTTACTGTCCCACCACGTGGTATCGTTTGGGCGGGAGTTTGCAAACAAGCATCGCGGCCGGGTATCCCTTGCGGGACCTGTGCGAATTTGATGTGTTGGATGAAATACTGATTACCGACGGTGCATTGACGACCAAGAGATACAAGGCTTTGGTGATGCTTCAAGCCGATGTCGTGGATCAACCGATCCTTGAGAAAGTGGATGCCTTTATCCGGAAGGGTGGAAAGGTGATTGTAGTCGGTGATGCGGCCCTTAAGAATGTAGAAGGGCAGGTGTGGCATGGTGTTTCGAAAGTGAAACATGTGTTGGCAGTCGCAAAGGATAAGGTTTGGTTGAAACAATTGGCAGCCGAACTGGCGGGTTGCAAAGGAGTTGATGGGCAACTGGACGGCTTATGGACCTGCCGCCGTGGTAAACAGATTCTTAAATTCAATTCAACTGACAAGGTGGTAAATACAGAGATTGAGGATCAAGCAGTGCAAGTGGCGCCGTGGACGATTTGGGCAAGTCGGAAATGA